The Cherax quadricarinatus isolate ZL_2023a chromosome 43, ASM3850222v1, whole genome shotgun sequence genome has a segment encoding these proteins:
- the Sf3b1 gene encoding splicing factor 3B subunit 1 isoform X1 yields the protein MAAVRKFTTEDVEAQIQDIQNRKASLAKGGPPPPPPPAQDGLGKDEERVRLDGGGYFDSDIYDISNGNKYANYVQSIGVDDLDEEDDDGGTTLGKKGTNTYTAPQLFLNEMVDKDHDPMAQYKRPTIADREDEYRARRIMQVISPERMDPFADGGKTPDMNARTYAHIMQEARLRGEEALIRKTMQERVKEGTLQVVATNGEAPKAAPRKRGRWDQTADDTPQPKKKSTWEAETPSIARWDETPGRAKGSETPGATPGQSTRMWDATPGHATPGHETPGHDKLTPSARRNRWDETPKTDRGETPGHNSGWAETPRTDRGAGDLIQETPTPSASKRRSRWDETPAAQTPVATPSGALTPSTPHTPSMTPGMMTPGGITPGGTTPVGPKAIGMATPSPGQLVNMTPEQIHAFRWEREIDERNRPMTDEELDSLFPPGYEILPPPQGYVPIRTPARKLTATPTPMMGTPQGFFMQKEGMTPKHEDSQPKGNLPLLKPEDAQYFDKLLQDVDEESLSPEEQKERKIMKLLLKIKNGTPPMRKAALRQITDKAREFGAGPLFNQILPLLMSPTLEDQERHLLVKVIDRVLYKLDDLVRPYVHKILVVIEPLLIDEDYYARVEGREIISNLAKAAGLATMISTMRPDIDNIDEYVRNTTARAFAVVASALGIPSLLPFLKAVCKSKKSWQARHTGIKIVQQIAILMGCAILPHLRSLVEIIEHGLVDEQQKVRTITALALAALAEAATPYGIESFDSVLKPLWRGIRQHRGKGLAAFLKAIGYLIPLMDGEYADYYTREVMLILIREFQSPDEEMKKIVLKVVKQCCATDGVEPGYIKEEILPHFFKHFWNHRMALDRRNYRQLVDTTVEIANKVGTSEIVNRIVDDLKDENEQYRKMVMETIEKIMANLGAADIDSRLEEQLIDGILYAFQEQTTEDVVMLNGFGTIVNALGSRVKAYLPQICGTILWRLNNKSAKVRQQAADLISRIAVVMKTCQEEKLMGHLGVVLYEYLGEEYPEVLGSILGALKGIVNVIGMHKMNPPIKDLLPRLTPILKNRHEKVQENCIDLVGRIADRGPEYVSPREWMRICFELLELLKAHKKAIRRATVNTFGYIAKAIGPHDVLATLLNNLKVQERQNRVCTTVAIAIVAETCSPFTVLPGLMNEYRVPELNVQNGVLKSLSFLFEYIGEMGKDYIYAVTSLLEDALMDRDLVHRQTACAAIKHMAIGVYGFGCEDAMVHLLNYVWPNIFETSPHLVQAFMDSIEGLRVALGPQKILQYVLQGLFHPARKVRDVYWKIYNNLYIGAQDALVAGYPRIMNMANNVYTRDELDIIL from the exons ATGGCGGCTGTGCGCAAGTTCACAACTGAGG ATGTTGAGGCTCAGATCCAGGACATTCAGAACAGGAAGGCCAGCCTGGCCAAGGGtgggccgccgccgccgccgcccccGGCCCAGGATGGCTTAGGCAAGGACGAGGAGCGAGTGAGGCTCGACGGCGGTGGTTACTTTGACAGTGACATCTACGACATATCCAATGGCAACAAATATGCCAATTATGTCCAGTCTATTGGAGTGGACGACCTGGAT gaggaggatgatgatggagGAACAACCTTGGGCAAGAAGGGCACAAACACTTACACCGCTCCACAGCTCTTTCTTAATGAAATG GTTGATAAGGACCACGACCCCATGGCTCAGTACAAGCGGCCGACCATCGCCGACCGTGAGGACGAGTACCGTGCTCGCCGCATCATGCAGGTCATATCCCCCGAGCGTATGGATCCGTTTGCCGACG gAGGGAAGACGCCAGACATGAATGCCAGAACCTACGCCCATATTATGCAAGAAGCACGACTCAGAGGTGAAGAAGCGCTG ATCCGGAAGACAATGCAAGAACGCGTCAAGGAAGGAACGTTGCAGGTGGTTGCCACCAATGGTGAAGCCCCGAAGGCAGCCCCTAGGAAACGTGGGCGTTGGGACCAGACGGCCGATGACACACCGCAGCCAAAGAAGAAATCAACTTGGGAAGCCGAGACACCATCTATTGCTCGCTGGGACGAGACTCCAGGCCGAGCCAAGGGCAGTGAGACACCTGGAGCAACACCCGGGCAGAGTACCCGCATGTGGGATGCTACGCCTGGGCATGCTACCCCGGGGCATGAGACACCCGGGCACGATAAGCTCACGCCCTCGGCTCGCCGCAATCGTTGGGATGAGACGCCAAAAACGGACCGTGGGGAAACGCCAGGTCATAACAGTGGATGGGCCGAAACACCTCGCACCGACCGTGGTGCCGGTGACCTGATCCAAGAGACCCCAACCCCAAGCGCCAGCAAGCGACGCTCCAGGTGGGACGAGACACCTGCTGCACAGACCCCAGTTGCCACACCCTCAGGGGCTTTGACACCTTCTACCCCCCACACTCCCAGCATGACCCCAGGAATGATGACCCCAGGGGGTATTACCCCAGGAGGAACGACACCCGTGGGACCAAAGGCTATTGGCATGGCAACGCCATCACCCGGACAGCTGGTGAACATGACACCAGAGCAGATCCATGCCTTCCGCTGGGAAAGAGAGATTGATGAACGAAATCGCCCCATGACAGATGAGGAACTTGACTCCCTGTTTCCCCCGGGGTATGAGATCCTGCCGCCCCCGCAGGGATATGTGCCCATCAGGACaccggccaggaagcttacagcaacACCTACGCCAATGATGGGTACGCCACAAGGGTTCTTCATGCAGAAAGAAGGTATGACGCCCAAACACGAGGACTCGCAACCGAAGGGCAATCTGCCGCTGCTGAAACCTGAAGACGCTCAGTATTTTGACAAGCTTCTTCAAGATGTTGATGAGGAGAGTCTGAGTCCGGAGGAACAGAAAGAACGCAAGATCATGAAGCTGTTGCTGAAGATCAAGAACGGGACTCCCCCCATGCGCAAAGCTGCACTCCGTCAGATTACAGATAAGGCTCGGGAGTTTGGCGCCGGTCCTCTGTTCAACCAGATCTTACCACTGCTCATGTCTCCTACGCTAGAAGACCAGGAGCGCCATCTTCTGGTTAAAGTCATCGACAGAGTTCTCTACAAGTTGGACGATCTTGTTCGTCCTTACGTTCACAAGATCCTTGTGGTTATTGAGCCTCTGCTTATTGATGAAGATTACTATGCTCGTGTGGAAGGTCGTGAGATTATCAGTAACTTGGCTAAAGCTGCTGGTTTAGCCACCATGATCTCCACCATGAGGCCCGATATTGACAACATTGATGAGTACGTGAGAAATACCACAGCTCGAGCCTTTGCTGTGGTGGCGTCTGCTCTGGGTATTCCTTCCCTCTTGCCATTCTTAAAGGCCGTGTGCAAGAGCAAGAAGTCTTGGCAGGCTCGGCACACTGGCATTAAAATTGTGCAGCAGATTGCCATCTTGATGGGTTGTGCCATACTGCCCCATCTCCGTTCTCTGGTGGAAATTATTGAACACGGCCTAGTGGACGAGCAGCAGAAGGTACGTACGATCACCGCCTTGGCTCTGGCTGCTCTGGCTGAGGCTGCCACCCCCTACGGCATTGAGAGCTTTGATTCAGTCTTGAAACCCCTGTGGCGAGGTATTCGCCAGCACCGTGGTAAGGGTCTCGCAGCTTTCCTGAAGGCTATTGGCTACCTTATCCCACTCATGGATGGAGAATATGCAGATTACTACACACGAGAAGTGATGCTGATTCTTATCCGAGAATTTCAGAGTCCCGATGAGGAGATGAAAAAAATTGTCTTGAAAgttgtgaagcagtgttgtgcCACTGACGGCGTTGAGCCAGGCTACATCAAAGAGGAAATCTTGCCACACTTTTTCAAGCACTTTTGGAACCACCGAATGGCTCTCGATCGTCGTAACTACCGCCAGCTTGTTGACACAACGGTCGAAATTGCTAACAAGGTGGGCACCTCGGAGATTGTCAACCGCATTGTTGACGACCTGAAGGATGAGAATGAACAGTACCGTAAAATGGTCATGGAAACCATCGAGAAAATCATGGCTAACCTCGGAGCTGCCGACATCGACTCTCGGCTCGAAGAACAGTTGATAGATGGCATCCTCTACGCCTTCCAGGAGCAGACGACTGAAGATGTAGTTATGCTCAATGGCTTCGGTACGATTGTGAACGCTCTTGGGTCTCGAGTCAAGGCCTACCTTCCCCAGATCTGTGGTACAATCTTGTGGAGACTGAACAACAAGTCGGCTAAAGTGCGCCAGCAAGCAGCTGATTTGATATCTCGCATTGCAGTGGTGATGAAAACCTGTCAGGAGGAAAAGCTCATGGGACATTTGGGCGTAGTGTTGTACGAGTATTTGGGTGAGGAGTACCCAGAGGTACTAGGCTCGATCCTGGGTGCCCTCAAGGGTATTGTTAATGTTATTGGCATGCATAAGATGAACCCTCCTATTAAGGATCTCTTGCCACGCTTAACACCCATTCTTAAGAACAGACACGAAAAAGTGCAAGAGAACTGCATCGACCTGGTGGGCCGCATTGCCGACCGTGGCCCAGAATACGTGAGTCCTCGTGAGTGGATGAGGATCTGTTTTGAGCTGTTGGAGCTGTTGAAAGCTCACAAGAAGGCTATCAGGAGAGCTACTGTCAACACATTTGGCTACATTGCCAAAGCTATTGGTCCACACGATGTGCTGGCAACGCTACTCAACAACCTCAAGGTCCAGGAACGGCAGAATCGTGTGTGTACCACTGTAGCCATCGCTATAGTGGCTGAAACATGTTCTCCCTTCACCGTCTTGCCTGGCCTCATGAACGAGTACAGAGTACCTGAACTCAACGTCCAAAATGGCGTCCTCAAGTCACTATCTTTCCTCTTTGAATACATTGGGGAAATGGGCAAGGACTACATCTACGCAGTCACCTCACTCCTGGAAGATGCCCTAATGGACAGAGACCTGGTCCACCGACAGACTGCTTGTGCAGCCATCAAACACATGGCTATTGGCGTCTATGGCTTTGGCTGTGAGGATGCCATGGTCCACCTCCTGAACTATGTCTGGCCCAATATATTTGAAACCTCACCTCATTTGGTGCAGGCCTTCATGGACAGCATCGAAGGACTACGAGTAGCACTCGGGCCTCAGAAA ATCCTCCAGTATGTGCTGCAGGGCCTCTTCCATCCAGCCAGAAAAGTGCGCGATGTCTACTGGAAGATCTACAACAACCTGTACATTGGTGCCCAGGATGCCCTGGTGGCCGGATACCCACGGATAATGAACATGGCCAACAACGTCTACACCCGGGACGAACTGGACATCATTTTATAA
- the Sf3b1 gene encoding splicing factor 3B subunit 1 isoform X2: protein MNARTYAHIMQEARLRGEEALIRKTMQERVKEGTLQVVATNGEAPKAAPRKRGRWDQTADDTPQPKKKSTWEAETPSIARWDETPGRAKGSETPGATPGQSTRMWDATPGHATPGHETPGHDKLTPSARRNRWDETPKTDRGETPGHNSGWAETPRTDRGAGDLIQETPTPSASKRRSRWDETPAAQTPVATPSGALTPSTPHTPSMTPGMMTPGGITPGGTTPVGPKAIGMATPSPGQLVNMTPEQIHAFRWEREIDERNRPMTDEELDSLFPPGYEILPPPQGYVPIRTPARKLTATPTPMMGTPQGFFMQKEGMTPKHEDSQPKGNLPLLKPEDAQYFDKLLQDVDEESLSPEEQKERKIMKLLLKIKNGTPPMRKAALRQITDKAREFGAGPLFNQILPLLMSPTLEDQERHLLVKVIDRVLYKLDDLVRPYVHKILVVIEPLLIDEDYYARVEGREIISNLAKAAGLATMISTMRPDIDNIDEYVRNTTARAFAVVASALGIPSLLPFLKAVCKSKKSWQARHTGIKIVQQIAILMGCAILPHLRSLVEIIEHGLVDEQQKVRTITALALAALAEAATPYGIESFDSVLKPLWRGIRQHRGKGLAAFLKAIGYLIPLMDGEYADYYTREVMLILIREFQSPDEEMKKIVLKVVKQCCATDGVEPGYIKEEILPHFFKHFWNHRMALDRRNYRQLVDTTVEIANKVGTSEIVNRIVDDLKDENEQYRKMVMETIEKIMANLGAADIDSRLEEQLIDGILYAFQEQTTEDVVMLNGFGTIVNALGSRVKAYLPQICGTILWRLNNKSAKVRQQAADLISRIAVVMKTCQEEKLMGHLGVVLYEYLGEEYPEVLGSILGALKGIVNVIGMHKMNPPIKDLLPRLTPILKNRHEKVQENCIDLVGRIADRGPEYVSPREWMRICFELLELLKAHKKAIRRATVNTFGYIAKAIGPHDVLATLLNNLKVQERQNRVCTTVAIAIVAETCSPFTVLPGLMNEYRVPELNVQNGVLKSLSFLFEYIGEMGKDYIYAVTSLLEDALMDRDLVHRQTACAAIKHMAIGVYGFGCEDAMVHLLNYVWPNIFETSPHLVQAFMDSIEGLRVALGPQKILQYVLQGLFHPARKVRDVYWKIYNNLYIGAQDALVAGYPRIMNMANNVYTRDELDIIL, encoded by the exons ATGAATGCCAGAACCTACGCCCATATTATGCAAGAAGCACGACTCAGAGGTGAAGAAGCGCTG ATCCGGAAGACAATGCAAGAACGCGTCAAGGAAGGAACGTTGCAGGTGGTTGCCACCAATGGTGAAGCCCCGAAGGCAGCCCCTAGGAAACGTGGGCGTTGGGACCAGACGGCCGATGACACACCGCAGCCAAAGAAGAAATCAACTTGGGAAGCCGAGACACCATCTATTGCTCGCTGGGACGAGACTCCAGGCCGAGCCAAGGGCAGTGAGACACCTGGAGCAACACCCGGGCAGAGTACCCGCATGTGGGATGCTACGCCTGGGCATGCTACCCCGGGGCATGAGACACCCGGGCACGATAAGCTCACGCCCTCGGCTCGCCGCAATCGTTGGGATGAGACGCCAAAAACGGACCGTGGGGAAACGCCAGGTCATAACAGTGGATGGGCCGAAACACCTCGCACCGACCGTGGTGCCGGTGACCTGATCCAAGAGACCCCAACCCCAAGCGCCAGCAAGCGACGCTCCAGGTGGGACGAGACACCTGCTGCACAGACCCCAGTTGCCACACCCTCAGGGGCTTTGACACCTTCTACCCCCCACACTCCCAGCATGACCCCAGGAATGATGACCCCAGGGGGTATTACCCCAGGAGGAACGACACCCGTGGGACCAAAGGCTATTGGCATGGCAACGCCATCACCCGGACAGCTGGTGAACATGACACCAGAGCAGATCCATGCCTTCCGCTGGGAAAGAGAGATTGATGAACGAAATCGCCCCATGACAGATGAGGAACTTGACTCCCTGTTTCCCCCGGGGTATGAGATCCTGCCGCCCCCGCAGGGATATGTGCCCATCAGGACaccggccaggaagcttacagcaacACCTACGCCAATGATGGGTACGCCACAAGGGTTCTTCATGCAGAAAGAAGGTATGACGCCCAAACACGAGGACTCGCAACCGAAGGGCAATCTGCCGCTGCTGAAACCTGAAGACGCTCAGTATTTTGACAAGCTTCTTCAAGATGTTGATGAGGAGAGTCTGAGTCCGGAGGAACAGAAAGAACGCAAGATCATGAAGCTGTTGCTGAAGATCAAGAACGGGACTCCCCCCATGCGCAAAGCTGCACTCCGTCAGATTACAGATAAGGCTCGGGAGTTTGGCGCCGGTCCTCTGTTCAACCAGATCTTACCACTGCTCATGTCTCCTACGCTAGAAGACCAGGAGCGCCATCTTCTGGTTAAAGTCATCGACAGAGTTCTCTACAAGTTGGACGATCTTGTTCGTCCTTACGTTCACAAGATCCTTGTGGTTATTGAGCCTCTGCTTATTGATGAAGATTACTATGCTCGTGTGGAAGGTCGTGAGATTATCAGTAACTTGGCTAAAGCTGCTGGTTTAGCCACCATGATCTCCACCATGAGGCCCGATATTGACAACATTGATGAGTACGTGAGAAATACCACAGCTCGAGCCTTTGCTGTGGTGGCGTCTGCTCTGGGTATTCCTTCCCTCTTGCCATTCTTAAAGGCCGTGTGCAAGAGCAAGAAGTCTTGGCAGGCTCGGCACACTGGCATTAAAATTGTGCAGCAGATTGCCATCTTGATGGGTTGTGCCATACTGCCCCATCTCCGTTCTCTGGTGGAAATTATTGAACACGGCCTAGTGGACGAGCAGCAGAAGGTACGTACGATCACCGCCTTGGCTCTGGCTGCTCTGGCTGAGGCTGCCACCCCCTACGGCATTGAGAGCTTTGATTCAGTCTTGAAACCCCTGTGGCGAGGTATTCGCCAGCACCGTGGTAAGGGTCTCGCAGCTTTCCTGAAGGCTATTGGCTACCTTATCCCACTCATGGATGGAGAATATGCAGATTACTACACACGAGAAGTGATGCTGATTCTTATCCGAGAATTTCAGAGTCCCGATGAGGAGATGAAAAAAATTGTCTTGAAAgttgtgaagcagtgttgtgcCACTGACGGCGTTGAGCCAGGCTACATCAAAGAGGAAATCTTGCCACACTTTTTCAAGCACTTTTGGAACCACCGAATGGCTCTCGATCGTCGTAACTACCGCCAGCTTGTTGACACAACGGTCGAAATTGCTAACAAGGTGGGCACCTCGGAGATTGTCAACCGCATTGTTGACGACCTGAAGGATGAGAATGAACAGTACCGTAAAATGGTCATGGAAACCATCGAGAAAATCATGGCTAACCTCGGAGCTGCCGACATCGACTCTCGGCTCGAAGAACAGTTGATAGATGGCATCCTCTACGCCTTCCAGGAGCAGACGACTGAAGATGTAGTTATGCTCAATGGCTTCGGTACGATTGTGAACGCTCTTGGGTCTCGAGTCAAGGCCTACCTTCCCCAGATCTGTGGTACAATCTTGTGGAGACTGAACAACAAGTCGGCTAAAGTGCGCCAGCAAGCAGCTGATTTGATATCTCGCATTGCAGTGGTGATGAAAACCTGTCAGGAGGAAAAGCTCATGGGACATTTGGGCGTAGTGTTGTACGAGTATTTGGGTGAGGAGTACCCAGAGGTACTAGGCTCGATCCTGGGTGCCCTCAAGGGTATTGTTAATGTTATTGGCATGCATAAGATGAACCCTCCTATTAAGGATCTCTTGCCACGCTTAACACCCATTCTTAAGAACAGACACGAAAAAGTGCAAGAGAACTGCATCGACCTGGTGGGCCGCATTGCCGACCGTGGCCCAGAATACGTGAGTCCTCGTGAGTGGATGAGGATCTGTTTTGAGCTGTTGGAGCTGTTGAAAGCTCACAAGAAGGCTATCAGGAGAGCTACTGTCAACACATTTGGCTACATTGCCAAAGCTATTGGTCCACACGATGTGCTGGCAACGCTACTCAACAACCTCAAGGTCCAGGAACGGCAGAATCGTGTGTGTACCACTGTAGCCATCGCTATAGTGGCTGAAACATGTTCTCCCTTCACCGTCTTGCCTGGCCTCATGAACGAGTACAGAGTACCTGAACTCAACGTCCAAAATGGCGTCCTCAAGTCACTATCTTTCCTCTTTGAATACATTGGGGAAATGGGCAAGGACTACATCTACGCAGTCACCTCACTCCTGGAAGATGCCCTAATGGACAGAGACCTGGTCCACCGACAGACTGCTTGTGCAGCCATCAAACACATGGCTATTGGCGTCTATGGCTTTGGCTGTGAGGATGCCATGGTCCACCTCCTGAACTATGTCTGGCCCAATATATTTGAAACCTCACCTCATTTGGTGCAGGCCTTCATGGACAGCATCGAAGGACTACGAGTAGCACTCGGGCCTCAGAAA ATCCTCCAGTATGTGCTGCAGGGCCTCTTCCATCCAGCCAGAAAAGTGCGCGATGTCTACTGGAAGATCTACAACAACCTGTACATTGGTGCCCAGGATGCCCTGGTGGCCGGATACCCACGGATAATGAACATGGCCAACAACGTCTACACCCGGGACGAACTGGACATCATTTTATAA